The genome window GATCGTTTTTTGTCAGATCATTTATTCGGCAGCCATGCTGCTTTCTTTCAGAATGACGTCATGCGCGCCGCCTTCTACCAGACTTGTAGCGGAGACGAGCGTGATGCGTGCTTTTTGCTGCAGCTCTGCGATCGAGAGGGAGCCGCAGTTGCACATCGTCGATTTGATTTTGTGGAGGGTGCGGTCCATGTTTTCACGCAAGCTGCCTGCGTATGGAACATAGGAGTCTACGCCTTCCTCGAACACCAGGCTTTGTTTGCCGCCGGTGTCGTAGCGCTGCCAGTTGCGGGCGCGGTTGGAACCTTCACCCCAATACTCTTTTACGAAGTTGTTCCCGATCTTCACTTTTTTGGTCGGGGACTCGTCGAAGCGGGCGAAGTAACGGCCCAGCATCACGAAATCGGCACCCATCGCGAGCGCCAGCGTCACGTGGTAGTCATGCACAATTCCGCCGTCAGAGCAGATCGGGACGTAAATGCCGGTTTCTTTGAAATATTCGTCGCGGGCAGCAGCCACTTCGATCACAGCGGACGCTTGGCCGCGGCCGATCCCTTTTTGCTCGCGAGTGATACAAATGGAACCGCCGCCGATTCCTACCTTGATGAAGTCAGCGCCAGCTTCGACCAGGTAGCGGAAGCCTTCCTTGTCGACCACATTCCCTGCACCGATGTATACGTTGCTGAAGTTTTCTTTTACATATTGGACGGTTTCTTTTTGCCATTCACTGAAGCCGTCAGAGGAGTCGATCACGAGGACATCCACGCCTGCTTCCACCAGAGCAGGTACCCGTTCCTTGTAGTCCTTTGTGTTGATCCCGGCTCCGACGATGTAGCTCTTGTTGGCATCCAGCAAGGACAGCGGATTGTTTTTGCGAGAATCGTAGTCTTTGCGGAAGACGAGGAAGTCCAGGTTTTGGTTATCGTCCACGATTGGCAGACAGTTCAGCTTGTGCTCCCAGATGAGATCGTTCGCTTCCGAGAGAGAGATTCCAGATTTTCCGTAGATCAGGGAGGAGAAAGGTGTCATGATTTGGCTGACTGGCTTATCCAGCGAATCGCGGCTGATGCGATAATCGCGGCCAGTGACGATGCCGAGCAGCTTGCCTTTTGCAGAACCATCTTCGGTGATCGCGACAGTAGAGTGACCCGTTTGCTCTTTCAGTTCCAAAATATCTTTCAGGGTGTGGCTCGGCGTCAGATTGGAGCGGCTGACAACGAAGCCTGCCTTGTAAGCTTTTGCTTTGCGCACCATGGTCGCTTGGCTTTCGATCGACTGGGAGCCGAAAATAAATGAAATACCGCCACATTGAGCCAAAGCCACCGCCATGTGATGGTCGGATACAGCTTGCATGACTGCAGATGAGAACGGTATGTTTAGTGAAATGGCTGGCTTTTCGCCCTTTTTAAATTTGGTGATAGGGGTGGCAAGGTCAACGTTTTGCGGAGTGCATTCCTTTGTCGTGAGGTTAGGAAGCAACAAAAACTCGTTGAACGTCCGAGATGGTTCTGTGTAATAAAAAGCCACTACTCTCTCCTCCTATGAAATCTTTTTATTAGAGAATTTTACTCATGGTACTGTGAAGACGCAATAACGTCAATAGGGAATCGAAAGGTGGAGTGTTTTCTTGCTAAAATCTCTCAATCCGCGCGAACAGACTGAATTATTCGAACAAATGGAATTGGAAAAAACGTATATTTTCTGCGGAAATTTGCGGCTTCGGAGGGAACGGGCCCTCACCCTCGCAGATACCGGCGAGAGAGGCTTGCAGGCGGCTGGATCGTACCTTCGAGGGATGCCCTTTCACGCTTTCACGTTTTATCTAATAGAAGAAACAGGCAGGTATTCGATAAGAGGGATGCTGGAAGAGTTTCGGGCAAGGCTCGAAGGGGACGACGGGTCGCAAAGGCAGGGAGTTCTCACGGCAGTGGAATCGTGTGTAGAGCGTTTGGAGATTCCTGATGTGATCGAACGAAAAACCATGCTCCTGATGAAGCTCACGGACCCCGAGAAGCTTTTGCCGCGCGGAGAATCCTTTCAGATTGAAGAGGCAAAAGGAAAAGCGGCTGAAGATCTGGCGGCGGCGATCGGCATGCTGAGCTTTCGGGCCGAAGAGATCAAGGAAATGCCGCACATCGCGCTTGCATCCGAGGAAGGTGAGCTGATCGCGATGGCTGGCTTTCACGCCTACGAGGACGACTTCGTCGAGATCGGAAACATCGGAACGGCGGCCGAGTATCGAAAGAAGGGACTGGGCATGCAAATTACCTCGGACATCTGCCGGATCGGACTGCAAAAATCGCCGAACGTGTACTTGTTTGTCTTTGCGGATAATGAAGCAGCGGTCCGTGTTTATGAAAAGCTCGGGTTTGCCACCGTGGAGCGGTATGGATTTGTCACGTTCCAGTGGTAGATACAGCGGAAAAAATCCCCTTTCCATCGAAAGGGGATTTCTCTATGCTGCCTATCCTTTGAACGAAATCGGAATCGTCATCGTAAAGCAAGGACCGTCCGGGTCGTTTCGGGCCACAATGGTGCCTTTGTGTGCTTCAAAGACCGCTCGGGCAATGGCCAATCCCAATCCGTGCTTGCCCGATTTGCCTTTCCGAAAGCGCTGGAACAGGTTGGCGAGCAATGCTTCCTCGATCTGCGGACCGTCATTGGAGATGCTGATGACCGCATTTTGGCCAATCATTCTGCCGGTGATCATCAATCGGCTCTTGGCGTAGCGCAGCTGGTTTTCCATGATGTTGACGAAAGCGGTGCTCAGCTGCTCACCGTCCGCTTCGACGATCAGCTCGGGAGGCAGGTTCAGCTCCCATTCCACATTCGGATTCAGTACAGAAAGGCGCTGCTTCATCAGATGCATCATTTCAGCCAGATCGACGCGTCCGATCTGCATCAGCTGGGAGACCGACTCGATCTTGGTCAAATACAGGAGCTGGCCGACTACCTTCTCCAGCCGCTTGCTCTCTTCCATGATGATCGCAAGTCCCTTTTCCGCCTGTGGTCCCTGAAAGACACCTTCCAGCAGACCCTGAGTATAGCCCTGGATCGCCATGATCGGCGTCTTCAATTCATGGGAGATGTTTTGAATGAAATGGCGCTGGGACTCGTCGTATTCCTTTAACTGATTTTTCATGGAATCGAAAGACCGTGCCAGCTGTCCGATCTCATCTCCGCGATCCATCGTGAGCGGGATATCAAACTGACGGCGGGCGATTTTCTTGCACAGCTCGTCCAGACTGCGCAGCGGCTTGCTCAAGTATCCGCTGAACCAGATGGCCAAGAGCCAGCTGACAAACAGCAGCAGACTGAAGACCAGGAGGAACTGGCGAGTCAGGATGGAGTTGATCTGATTGAGCTCCTGCTCTTTGGAGAACAGGACCATATAGTAAGGGAAGCCGTGGTAGTCCATTCGTTTGCTGACGAACAGATAGTTCTCGTTCCCGCGATCCAAAGTGCCGTGCTGAAGCTGATTGTTCGGTTGGGACGCAGCTCTGGCAAACAGCTCCCTGCTGTCACTGAAAGGAATTCGTTCCGTACTCCGGCTCCCGAGTTCTTTCCCATTTTCCGCGTAAACGATCATATCAAACGAATATTCATAGCGGGATAAGAGCAATTGCAAAAAGTAGGGAGCCGCAGCAGGAACCGGGAGAAGCTCGTTGTTTTCATTAAAGGTGATGTGCTCGGACAGCGTGTAAAACTCGTCTTCGAGCAGCTCGTACGTATTCGAGACCAAATATTGCTTGACCGCCAGCGGATAGCCTACGCCAAGTCCGATCCCGAGCACGCTGGTGAGGATCATGAACAAGATCAGGATTTGCCGGGAGAGCGGCAGGTTTTTCAACAGGAATTTGCTCATATACGCGTCATCCGGTAGCCGAATCCGTAGACCGTCTCCAACGGAAATTTCGGCATTTTTTTGCGGATTCGTTTGACGAGATCATCGACAGCCCTATCCGAGCCGATGTAATCCTCGCCCCAGATGGATGTGAGGATCTGCTCCCGATTCAAGGCCAGTCCCTGATTGTGCAAGAGGTAGATGATCAGTTCGAATTCCTTGGTCGTCAAATCGATCAGCTCTTCCCCTTCTTTTACTTGCCGCCCTTTTTCTGAGATCATATAAGGACCCACATTTACCCAATCCTGAAAGGTCTGTGCCTGAACTGGGGCCGCACCTGGCTTTTCATAGGTGCGCTGGAGCAGCTTCTTGGCGCGGATGACCAGCTCTCGCGGGAGAAACGGCTTCGCCAGATAATCGTCGCTGCCCAGTTCGAGCCCGATGATCTTGTCTACGTCCTGATCGCGTGCGGAGATGAAGATGATCGGCACGTTGGACTTCTCGCGGATGAGCCGCAAAAGCTCGTAGCCATCGATGTCCGGCATCATGATATCGAGGATCCAGAGATGAGGCTGTTCTTCTTCGAGATAGGGCAGCACGTCATTCCCGCTGGAGAACGCCTTGACCTGCAGACCGGCGCTTTGCAAGTACGATTGCAGCAATTCTAGTAGGTTGGTTTCATCGTCCACCAGATAGACGAGGTAGGGGGTATTCATGATTCAGCCCTCGCTTTGCAACTGTCATTTCTTACTGTTTTTATTGTAGCATAGGAAAAATAGCGTTGTGTGGCAGTCCCGTAAGAGAATCGTGGAAAACGTGTGGAAGGCAGGATTCCCTGTGGGCCTCGCGAAAGAGTTAGGGAAACCATCCCAGAAAAATGGAAAGGAGCGATCCCATGCAACGACGCATTTCATCGTCTCTCATGCTGTTATCCTTGCTGCTGCTCACTGCTTGTACCGGTCAGCCTGTCGAGACTCAGCCCAAGCCGGCCCCAGAGCCGCCCGCTCCGATCGTACAGACGCCACCGCCGACAGAGCCGGCACCGCTTCCCTATACGGCCCCGTTAACCGGTCTCGGGAGCCAGGAGCGCCTGGACAGCAAACGCCCCATTATGGTGATGATCAACAACGCTCCGCCAGCACGCCCGCAGTCCGGGATCAGCAAGGCGGATATGATTTATGAAGTACTGGCAGAAGGTGAAATGACACGCTTCCTCTCGATTTTCCAAAGCCAGGAGCCGGACGTGATTGGACCTGTTCGGAGCATACGTCCCTATTTTATCCAAATCGGGATCGGATTTGACGCTGTTCTCGTTCATGCTGGGGGAAGTCAGGAGGCACTGACGGCCTTGGCACGCTCCGATTACAGCCATCTCGATGAAATTCCAAACGGCCGCTATTTCTGGCGGGAGAATTTCCGCAAAGCGCCGCATAACCTGTACACCAAGCCAGACCTGATCAAGCAAGCCATGCAGGATAAGAATATGCGGATGACGTCCGAGGTTCCGCACTTTACGTTCCTTCCAGCGGATGC of Brevibacillus choshinensis contains these proteins:
- a CDS encoding DUF3048 domain-containing protein gives rise to the protein MQRRISSSLMLLSLLLLTACTGQPVETQPKPAPEPPAPIVQTPPPTEPAPLPYTAPLTGLGSQERLDSKRPIMVMINNAPPARPQSGISKADMIYEVLAEGEMTRFLSIFQSQEPDVIGPVRSIRPYFIQIGIGFDAVLVHAGGSQEALTALARSDYSHLDEIPNGRYFWRENFRKAPHNLYTKPDLIKQAMQDKNMRMTSEVPHFTFLPADAVITEGEPATKVDLTFHSLNKAGFVYDEKVKKYMRFTAGKPHVDLSDNKQLSATNLLVIAAKHRVLDSEGRRQVDVVGPGDGYLFQQGKARKIKWKRSGGVIRAYSDTALTEELPLLPGNTWIEILPTSPGLAQALKFQ
- a CDS encoding IMP dehydrogenase; translation: MAFYYTEPSRTFNEFLLLPNLTTKECTPQNVDLATPITKFKKGEKPAISLNIPFSSAVMQAVSDHHMAVALAQCGGISFIFGSQSIESQATMVRKAKAYKAGFVVSRSNLTPSHTLKDILELKEQTGHSTVAITEDGSAKGKLLGIVTGRDYRISRDSLDKPVSQIMTPFSSLIYGKSGISLSEANDLIWEHKLNCLPIVDDNQNLDFLVFRKDYDSRKNNPLSLLDANKSYIVGAGINTKDYKERVPALVEAGVDVLVIDSSDGFSEWQKETVQYVKENFSNVYIGAGNVVDKEGFRYLVEAGADFIKVGIGGGSICITREQKGIGRGQASAVIEVAAARDEYFKETGIYVPICSDGGIVHDYHVTLALAMGADFVMLGRYFARFDESPTKKVKIGNNFVKEYWGEGSNRARNWQRYDTGGKQSLVFEEGVDSYVPYAGSLRENMDRTLHKIKSTMCNCGSLSIAELQQKARITLVSATSLVEGGAHDVILKESSMAAE
- a CDS encoding GNAT family N-acetyltransferase is translated as MLKSLNPREQTELFEQMELEKTYIFCGNLRLRRERALTLADTGERGLQAAGSYLRGMPFHAFTFYLIEETGRYSIRGMLEEFRARLEGDDGSQRQGVLTAVESCVERLEIPDVIERKTMLLMKLTDPEKLLPRGESFQIEEAKGKAAEDLAAAIGMLSFRAEEIKEMPHIALASEEGELIAMAGFHAYEDDFVEIGNIGTAAEYRKKGLGMQITSDICRIGLQKSPNVYLFVFADNEAAVRVYEKLGFATVERYGFVTFQW
- a CDS encoding response regulator transcription factor; its protein translation is MNTPYLVYLVDDETNLLELLQSYLQSAGLQVKAFSSGNDVLPYLEEEQPHLWILDIMMPDIDGYELLRLIREKSNVPIIFISARDQDVDKIIGLELGSDDYLAKPFLPRELVIRAKKLLQRTYEKPGAAPVQAQTFQDWVNVGPYMISEKGRQVKEGEELIDLTTKEFELIIYLLHNQGLALNREQILTSIWGEDYIGSDRAVDDLVKRIRKKMPKFPLETVYGFGYRMTRI
- a CDS encoding sensor histidine kinase encodes the protein MSKFLLKNLPLSRQILILFMILTSVLGIGLGVGYPLAVKQYLVSNTYELLEDEFYTLSEHITFNENNELLPVPAAAPYFLQLLLSRYEYSFDMIVYAENGKELGSRSTERIPFSDSRELFARAASQPNNQLQHGTLDRGNENYLFVSKRMDYHGFPYYMVLFSKEQELNQINSILTRQFLLVFSLLLFVSWLLAIWFSGYLSKPLRSLDELCKKIARRQFDIPLTMDRGDEIGQLARSFDSMKNQLKEYDESQRHFIQNISHELKTPIMAIQGYTQGLLEGVFQGPQAEKGLAIIMEESKRLEKVVGQLLYLTKIESVSQLMQIGRVDLAEMMHLMKQRLSVLNPNVEWELNLPPELIVEADGEQLSTAFVNIMENQLRYAKSRLMITGRMIGQNAVISISNDGPQIEEALLANLFQRFRKGKSGKHGLGLAIARAVFEAHKGTIVARNDPDGPCFTMTIPISFKG